In the Canis lupus dingo isolate Sandy chromosome 28, ASM325472v2, whole genome shotgun sequence genome, AGAGTCTCCCCCCTTCCACCTCAGGGCGAGTAATAGCGACCAATCATCAAGCCATTTACCAGGCTTCGGAGGAAGCTGTTTATGTGATCCCCGCACTAATTAGGCTCATGAACTAACAAATCGTTTGCACAACTTGTGAAGAAGCGAACACTTCCATGGATTGTCCTTGGACTTAGGGCGCCCTGCCCGCCTTTTGCAGAggagagaaaacttttttttttgcctccccCGAGAAACtttcccccccctcctccctgcctgtaACTCCGATCCCCCCACGCCATctcgccaaaaaaaaaaaaaaaaaaaaaaaaaaaattaccccaaTCCGCGCCTGCAAATTCTTctggaaggatttttttcccccctctctccaGGTTGGGCGCGTTTGGTGCAAGATTCTCGGGATCCTCGGCgttgcctcctctccctcccccctcccccctcctttccttttcctttcctttctttcttcctttcctccccccacccccaccccaaacaaaCAAGTCCCCAATTCCCGTCCGTGCTCGCCGCGGGCAGCGGGCGGCGGAGGCAGCGCGCCGCGGtcgccgggagccgggagcctcGGGCGCCCGCTCCTCGGCGCAGCATGTTCCAGCCGGCGCCCAAGCGCTGCTTCACCATCGAGTCGCTGGTGGCCAAGGACAGTCCCCTGCCCGCCTCGCGCTCCGAGGACCCCATCCGTCCCGCGGCGCTCAGCTACGCCAACTCCAGCCCCATAAACCCGTTCCTCAACGGCTTCcactcggccgccgccgccgccgccgccggcagGGGCGTCTACTCCAACCCGGACTTGGTGTTCGCCGAGGCGGTCTCGCACCCGCCCAACCCCGCGGTGCCCGTGCACCCGGTGCCGCCGCCGCACGCCCTGGccgcccaccccctgccctcctcgcACTCGCCACACCCCCTCTTCGCCTCGCAGCAGCGGGACCCGTCCACCTTCTACCCCTGGCTCATCCACCGCTACCGGTATCTGGGCCATCGCTTCCAAGGTACGTGCCACGTCGCGGGGCTGCAGCGCGCCGCGTCCTGCGCTGCCCTCGGCCTGCGCCGGGTGGGCGCTTGGCAAGGCCTGGGAGGAGGTGCCTGCAGCTTGCGGGCCCGCGCGCCCCGGTGCGGGAGCTGGGCGGCGAGGGGCCGGGCCCGGTGCGCCTGCCGCGGTCTCCGGAGCTGCGGCCGCGCTGGGGGGCCGGCCTGGGGCCGCTGGACCCCTTAGAGAGGGGGCGCAGACGGAGGAGCTGTCCCCGGGGCGCCCTCGCGTTGGGGACAGGCTGGGCAGCCTTCCCGGAGCGCCGGCCTCCGCGCAGTCCCGGAGCCCGCGGGGCACCCAGGCTCTCCGCCTCCTCCGCGGCGCCCGGGCTGCCCTCGCGCCGAGGGCGCACGGCCACGGCCCGGCCGCCAGGTTCGCCGTCGCCTGCGCAAGACCCAGTTTGTCACCCACTCCTCGCGCCTTCGAGCCCAGCCCTGCGACTTCTCGGCTTCCGACCCTCTTCGGGCGGCGAGGAGACCCCCGCGCCCACAGGGCGAAGTCTAAGGGGGttcttccccccttttttttgtcgGCCCGGGGAGGGCCCTGGAACCCTCGCGGGTAGTGACCTCGGCGGCTCGAACGCGGCGCGGGGCGCCCGCGGCGGGGAGGCGGGTTCGCTCTgggttttgtttctgattttgtttttgttttaaaagaaacgAACCGGATCGGGAGACGGGCTGGACAAAAAAGATCTCTTTGGGTGTTTTCCCttcctgctattttttttaaattttatttattctttctctgggTGGAGGTAGGAGAAAAGTTAAAACTCCAGAAAAGGGGAAGAGTAATTAGTTTAGCGGTCGGAGCACCGGGAAGAGACCTTCCTCCCCGCGACAGCCGATCAATACTCCGTGGCTGGTCCATCCATTAACCCTTTGCGTTCCTGCCAGAGCCTAGAATCCGGGAGATGCCACTTCCACCCCCcaattacaaacaaaacaaaacaaaaacaaaaacgaccTTTCATCCTAATTTTGGGGCCGGATTTGCCTCCCTTCTCGCCTAAACTGTCcgtttgtttttctttgggtttttagCGAATCGATTAGCCACCCTCCAGAGTGAACCCGAAACTACTCTAGCTCTGCCCACAAAGTTTCtggctcctctcctccttctctgccgGCTTCGCTCTTGGTGCCCCCAGCAGGCCCGAAGTAGCCGGGATCTTCTGGGACCGCGGACAGTCCCATAGGGCGCCCGCGGCTCGGCAGCCCCGGGTTCCGATCCCTTCGCTCGCGTCTGCTAGTTCTCTGGAGCGGGGCAGTGAGGAAGCCGGGTCCTCGGGCCGCGGTGGCCCCGGCAAACCCGCGCACCCGCCGGCGAAATTTCGGTCCCGGCCGGGCCGCAAGCACGCGCCCGGTTGCTGCACTTTCCTGGAGGGGAAGAgccttaaataatttaaaattaagtccCCGAGAAAACTCTGGATAGcgggccaccccccaccccacccaaggGTTAAAGTTCCCCGGGGttagaaagaggagaaagttTCGGGCCTGGATctgctgcccctcctctgcctggAGAGCGCGGCACCGAGGTGGTGAGGACCGTGGCGCCAGGGCGGCTGCAAAGCCCGCGGAGGTCAGGAGCCTGGGGACTTGGCCCGCCAGGCAGCTGCTGGGTGGGTGCCGCACAGGTAGAGGCTCGGTGTTCCGCGCAGGGAGGCTGGGCCGTCGTCCTCCTCCCGCACCCCCGGGTCCCCACGGGCCGTGTCGCATCGGCTGCGCGAAGGCCACGAGCGCTGTGCCCCACCAGCCCGGCTCGGGAGAAGCGCGAGGCCCGGGCCAGGACGGCCCCCTCTAACGGGACTTCTGCTATGTCCCCGGCAGGGAACGACACAAGCCCGGAGAGCTTCCTTTTGCACAACGCGCTGGCCCGAAAGCCGAAGCGGATCCGAACCGCCTTTTCCCCGTCCCAGCTTCTGAGGCTGGAACACGCCTTCGAGAAGAACCACTACGTGGTGGGCGCCGAGAGGAAGCAGCTGGCGCACAGCCTCAGCCTCACGGAAACTCAGGTGAGCGAGGCGTGCACCCTGCGAACCCAGCCCACAACTCTGGCCCCACGCAGCTAGCACACAAGTGCGGAGCTCGGAGAGGGCCTTTGGCGAAGAGCCGGGGAGCTGGCTCCACGCTGGAGTTCATAATGTAGAAGTTTGGAGGCGCCTGGCTTCCCTGGGCTCCAGCAAGGGACTGCAGGAGCCGACCTACCCCAGGCTCTGGGGAGACAGGCGGAGTAGCTCCTTCTGTCCACTGGGCATGACTTACAGTTCCTGGCTAAGGCACCTGTGCACTTTTGGTGACACTTTCAGTTAAAGTCTGGGGACTCGGCTGAGTACtggaagaaggagaggcaggaggtGAGGGGCGGTGGCGGAGTGGATGCATGAGGTTCAAATCTGGAGGTGTCTCCGAGTGGGTTAAGCGCGGGTTTTGTGCCACTGCAGACCCAAGGTTCACACCGGCGGCTCCGGTTTCTCCCCTTGAGGGGATCAGAGAATCAGAAGGCAGAGGCCAGACATCCTAGGTGCGTCCCTAAATCAACGAAACAGAGCTGAAGGCTGTGGAGAAGGGCTGCCTCGGGGGACAGATCCTTGCGGCGCCAGGGGGCTCGGAGGCGGGCCTGGCTCTGGCCTGCTGGGGTCGGGGAGGGGGCTTAGGGCTACAGTAGGCGCTACTGTACGTGGAGCTGCAGGGCGGGGTCAAAGTTCCCGACAAACAGTAACGTTTTGGGGCAGATTA is a window encoding:
- the EMX2 gene encoding homeobox protein EMX2 isoform X1 codes for the protein MFQPAPKRCFTIESLVAKDSPLPASRSEDPIRPAALSYANSSPINPFLNGFHSAAAAAAAGRGVYSNPDLVFAEAVSHPPNPAVPVHPVPPPHALAAHPLPSSHSPHPLFASQQRDPSTFYPWLIHRYRYLGHRFQGNDTSPESFLLHNALARKPKRIRTAFSPSQLLRLEHAFEKNHYVVGAERKQLAHSLSLTETQVKVWFQNRRTKFKRQKLEEEGSDSQQKKKGTHHINRWRIATKQASPEEIDVTSDD
- the EMX2 gene encoding homeobox protein EMX2 isoform X2: MFQPAPKRCFTIESLVAKDSPLPASRSEDPIRPAALSYANSSPINPFLNGFHSAAAAAAAGRGVYSNPDLVFAEAVSHPPNPAVPVHPVPPPHALAAHPLPSSHSPHPLFASQQRDPSTFYPWLIHRYRYLGHRFQGKSMVSEPKDEVQKTEAGGRRLRFATKEKRDAPY